The Phycodurus eques isolate BA_2022a chromosome 8, UOR_Pequ_1.1, whole genome shotgun sequence nucleotide sequence ATGTCAgagttcacaaaaaaaaaaaaacaaccttaaaACTGACAAAGTGGCTAGTGGGAGAGGCAATGATACGAGCTACGGCTGACATCCACTGTCATTTGGCTATGTTGGCCGGTGTTCGCGTAAAGCCCTGACTGTAACCGTCCAAACACTGACTGACACATGCATCCTCGACAAAGACACTATAAGTGATAGagccacacatactgtaaaatggCCGACACACACAACTGGGTGCATTCACTCATACACTAACAGTAAACACAGAGGAAGTCATGATTACACGCACACAATCTGCTACACACACTCTCACTCAAACATGCACATACACTGAAATAGATGGGGTCACACACaatttcaaaacacacacagacacaaagtaACAAAACGCACaactacaaacaaacacacaaagacacatacTAAcacaacagatttaaaaaaaattactaacaCTAACACTCACAGACACAAACTTAACAACGCCAATGCACCACACACGCTGCCAAAAatctccctcacacacacacgcacgcacgcacacgcgcacacacacacacacagtagggAAGTTTCTCAATGAAAAAGTCCCataaattaaacaacaacaacaagcgtcTCCCTCACCGTGTTGGGTGGTCCGGGGCTTCCGCTTCGACTCTTCTTGGACATGGACGGCGTCTTGATAAGTTCTCGCTTCTTGCGTGCGAACATCTTGAGGGTGCCTCGGCCTTCCATGCCGGCCTCCTTGAGTTTGACGTACagaccccccacccacccccccactCGCCACTTGGGTGCTGTGCCGCCGCTCTCGCCGCTCAGTGGGGAGGCGTCGCGGGCATCCGTCCGGCTCCACGCAGGGTGTCTGTGCTTCCTCGCGCCGTCGCACATTGACGACCAGCTTCTTCCGCGCCGCCTGCTTCTTCCTCAACGGGGGATGtgggcgggggggtgggggggggggggggggtgcccgGAAAGGTGCTACTTTATCAGACAACATTCAATGAGTGTCTCTATGTGAACGTTCTCATTTTTCTCCCCGGGACAACAAAGCACAACGAGTGAGTGTCCGCCTTGAAAGTGACAGCTCGACTAACAAATCAATTAGGGTTCAAAGCGCACGTGCGCGCCCACGTCAAGTCATTTGGGGGTATCCTTCCGCCGCCTGGTCGAACTTGCCACCTGCAACAGGACGTAAGTTAGacccatgtttttaaaaaatattactgtagcCATAAAAACATTATAGACTTATGAAATatagtatgtattttttatgagGGATGAAcagattattatattttatgttaTACAATCTAAAGGCGGCCATCGTAATAGCTAACAACTAACCTTTATGATAATAACGACGAAGGTATTGTCACGTTATAGGTCccacttttgtattttcaaaacgTTTATTactacactatttttattttatatttgttatacttagttgtttttttaaatatatctcTTGAGTGATTGGCTGATTTAAGTCACATGGTTGTAGTCAGGCGTGAGCAAACTGGGTTCCACCCTGGGGGTCCGCTAGCCGTAGCTTGGGGTGagaacaattatttgcaaataaatttattattttaactagTGCTTACCTCCatcataataaatacaaaacaataatttagcTTTGTACTAATTAATAGCTATGATTGCCATATATAACAAAGCTGACATGCCTACTTGTTTGTTAGTAAAAGGGATATTACAGTAAGTAAAatttgttcaaaaacagtgtATTCCCCCAACTCCCGAGAATATGGTCTTATTTGTTTGAGAACAAACATCTTTAAAAGGCATAATATTACAAGTCAAGTGAGGTTTATTTGTATAGTCCTTAATCACAAAATAGTCttaaagggcttcacaggcccacagttggcaaatATTGACAACATCCCCTAattgggcaaggaaaaactcaaacccccatgggggggggtgaataaaccttgagaagggactgcagatgggaggcgatcccccttccaggatgaccaggctgcaatggctttcgagtgggcaacatttatcacgtagtctggtgctgtacaatgttcattacgaTTGCAAGATACTGCACAATGTTTATTAAAATGGCataaaagtcaatttaaagaGAAAGGGCGccacgagaataaagttgcatctttttaaattcatttgtgAAACTTGACTTTCCTTCtttgttaaactttgactttgtCATATTAGGACTTCATTTCATTCTCCATTATAttagttatatatttttatttattcattaatatGATTTTCTTCCCTTGTTAAACTTCGACTTTGTCATATTATGACTATTATTCAGGTAAGATTACGATTGatcttagaaaaaaaatacattattcacgtatcacaagaaaaaaatacattattcacatattacaactttttatccCGATAAAACTATTTTTGCTCGTAAggtttagatttgttttttgtttttttacttgaaaaaaaaaaaaaaaaaatttctctaaaaaaaattaatgtatcATATTTATTCTTTCCCCAAATAGACAACATTTTAATTCCTGAGGCATTTAAAGGTACGTGGTAGTTGTTTAACTGGTGTTAGAACTGTGAGGGGGTCCATTGAAAAAATGTCTTCCCTGTGGTGTTGTGTGGAAAGAAAACACTGGGAACCTCTGCATTAAAGGTTCCTAAATATGGTTTCTTGTCCTTTAATGGGATCCAGCTCACACATGCActcaaaaaacattacaaaatatatttatttaaaaaaaaaaaaaaaaaaccatgataGAAATTTTAAGTCAaggtaaaataatgaaataaaaataaaaaaaaaacttacagtatgtgtcaCTGTAAATTTCAGTCTTAACAGAGATGAGTTACACCCTTCCTAGCCACataattaggtacacctgcacagtaCAAATGTATGCTAAATTTATGAGAATTGATGCTATGTTCAATATTATCATGCTATATTGGAAGCATTCATGGGTTTAAAGCTCTCTCTTTTTTACGACATAACAGTCCCTCTAAGGTTTTATTTATGGTCAGTTCCTGGCGCACAAATCCATTAAAATAACTGAGCCCTGGATTCACAGTTTCCAGAAGACCAGCTATGGTCATTTTATTTACAGCTTaaagaaaacattcacaatGGAGCTGCTGATGGCAGTAAGTAGACTTCAATTTTGTCATGCAGTACTTTTAAAGTGAATCAagcatttatgttaaaatctgTACTAGTTTGGATTGGGGAAATGTAATACAGAGAAGTCTCTcggagtgtctttttttttttttttttttttttaagatcgtTGGACTCGAATGTTGGACACATGGCTTGTCTACAGTTCTGTCGCTGGACCCCATTCGATGTCCTCCGCCtcgtcctcttcatcctcctctgaGCTTTTGCTGCCCCCTCGTATCTGTGTGCGTCTGACCTGAACTGCTTGGTGATGTGCCACTCTGTAAACATGCGGGAGAGGCGGGTGTCAAACATCTGCAGGTCAAGTTTTTTCCTCTAATATTGAGCCACATGCGACTTACACAATGAACTGAAGGGCCTTCTTGTCCTCCGCTTGTTTCTGTGGCTCTGCCCTTCGGACCTGAAAGACACGTTCAAGTTAGCGTTGACGTCAAgcaaaaaaattttgttttttttggtcattttgtcaGCATCTGATGTCATCATgccaaatgaattgaaatggatCAAGGCGCTCATCAAGGgctttaatatattttacaatgtgGTTTGCTGCacacttgatttttttcccatgttacAAGTCAACTGATGCAAGGTGAGACTTTTGCAagcatgtatatatttttttttatccttgtaCCTACCATATGAAGGCGAAAcggaaaaaataattacaaatatgtaAAGCACTCATTAAGCACTTTAATATGATATGTGACATGTCCAGTTCTGAAAAGCACTCATCATGGTgtttaaatattatttgatatggTTTGTTGTACACTGACTTTTTACCGTGTTAGTAGCAAACTTTGAATCAAGGTGGAGATCTTttacaagcatgtttttttggtaTACAAATGGCATAATGCCAAAAAGAATTACAGATGTGGAGAGCACTCTTGACGTGCTTTAATatgatactgtatgtgactCGATGTGATTTGTTGCACACTGATTTTTAACCTTGTTACTTGATTTCAAGTGATGACCAACCAAACAATGTAATTACCTGCTGTAATTTATCTTCAATAGCAGACAGACTGGCTTGCTGGGGGCTCTCCGGGTGTTCATCCGCATACGACGGCTCGGTGAAAGAGTACCGCGTGGACGGGTCGGGGGCGATAAAATCCGGGGGTCCGTCCGATGGAGTGGTGGGTGCAACCGCGTCGAGGTGGTTGAAGTCAGAGTCGGAAAAACTGCGATGAAAAGGCTCGTCGTCCGGGTGATGGAGAGGCGGGCTGCGACTCTGCCGGCGGAGTATGGACGGTTCCGGCACGTGCATCAGGGGTGGGATTTCTCTCCTCGGCGAGTACGTGTCTGCGTAAGGCTCGGGGTCCCGCTCTTCGTCGGGGCTACGGTGGCCCCAGGCGGGCTCGGACGAGCGAGCCAGGGCGGCCCCGGAGACCCTGGAGCTCCTGGCTGCGTCCTGACCCGGGTAGGCCTCGTCCAGGTCCTCGTCCGTATAGGCCTCGCCGTCTGTGAAGGGCTCGCCATCAGTGTCCTCCAGGTCACTGGCGGCGCTGAGGTAGTCCGACTGAGTTTGATCCAGTGCGTCCAAGTCCTGCTCACCTCCGCTATCCAACTAAACAAAGATCGACACATAAGAAATAAGTTCACTGAGACCTCTTGCAAATTCAAAATTTAACACAGCAAGGCGGGAGAAGTGTGTGAGGAGGTATTTAAACTAAACACTACTGTCCCGGCATTGTGGAATACACACAGACGGCATATATAGCCAAGATAGTAATatgctttgtgtgcgtgtgtgtgttaccgTGACTTCAGAAACCCAGACTGGTTTGGACTGTTGGTGGCGAATCTTGTCCTTTAGAACCTGGTACCAAATATTGGAGCCAGGCTGCAGGTCAACACGCGCTGGAGGGAGAAAGGAGCCAATCAGACGTGTAGACATTCAAGATTGTAACTCTTCTGAGGCCAGCACTAAACTTATAACAACATAAGATGTACCAATCAAACAAATACATCATTATATACCGtattgggaaaaaatattagcccacccttgtttcttcagtttcttgttcatttttaattccCGTTTACCACTAAacgtacatttgtttggacaaatataatgtcaacataatgatgacaacaaaaatagctcGTAATGGTTTAGCTGATATgtagccattttccatggttttcttgataatcaccaaaatcactgggaatacaatgtagcttaagcatgtcaaataggaAAATCTATTACACAATCAGCTGCATTTGTGTCAGGTTCATTGTACTTTTCAAATAATATACCATTGGTGGTATCAGGCATTAAAGGAACAAGAAAAATGGAAGAAACAAGagtggtctaatattttttcgACTGCATGATGAGCATTTGTgggttcaatgttttgggggCTTCTTACAACAGACTCTCTGAGGTTTTGTTTAGGCCCGGACCTGTTAGGCCCTCTTGGAATCATGTAAAAGGAAGGCCAACAGAACTTTGTCTTAATACctattacaaacacacacaagagatGCATGTCATGGATGTACCTGAGAAAAGATGGCTGCAGTCTTTCCTCAGCTTGAGCGCCTGCGAGTAGAGGCGCCTGGAGCTCTTGTTGGAGTCGGGGCTGTACCGCTGCCTCATGACCTTGACGTCCTTGCGACTGTGCGGGTCCAAGAAGATCACCATGGGGTGGTACTGGATGTAGTTGAGCCTCTCCACAGCAGTGGGCGTGATGTCCAGCAGAGGGTGCTTGTCCTGGAAACGCAATAGTATTTAAGAGTGAGCCACAAGTGGTGACTGCATGACACAGTGCAGATGTGAACCACTTACAACAGTATGGGTGTGAACAGAGAGGAGATAGATTACAAaagcagtcagtgttgccaacttagtaTTTCGGTTGCCATATCTAGTGAGTTTTCCGACCCCTCCAGTgattatttttcccaaaaaagaagCGTCTATTCCCTCTTTTTGCGCTCAGaacaaagcaataaaaaaatattttgccaccATTTAGTGTCATCTTGGTGTcaatgaactatgttgaagtcagttgaggagttccattttgacaaaaatagggtttgccgccatcttgtggcaactataggcaattataatcctttttggggggtttcaATTGCTCACCATTTGTGGCAGGCCTCTGTCCGACATGTTAATTTATTCAGCATCCTGTTTCCATGCAGTactattcagaatcagaatcctctatttggcaaatatgtcaaaaacacacaaggaatttgtctcccatagttggagccgctgtagtaggacaacagccattttgacaaaaaaaaaaagaaaagaaaagaaaaacaataaggACATTTCTTAATGACCCAATTTGTAAGTGACCCCAAACTTTTGAATGGCAGTGTATCTATTTTGAGAAAGATATTTTCCAAAGCAGACACACTTGTCTTtcgttttaatttttgtattatctgtgaagaaaaaaaaatatatttgaaggaGACTCGATTGGTGGTGGAGATACGGTTATGTATGCGGTGTGCTctgttgtgttggtcatctggAGTACACCATACCATCAAGATCAGTAAGAACACACGTGCCGATTCTTTTCTCGTGTGTGGAGTATcggatatttaaaaaacaaaaatctaataaaatgttGACAATTCCTCCGCATGCAGCCCGGTTCACCTCACCTTCTCGGCTATCTTCCTCACGGTGTCCAGTTTGATAACCGTTGAGGCGCTGTCACCGCCCCCGCTGCGAGGAACCATCTCTGGTATAATGAGAGGgaaaacaaatcatgttcagGTACAATATTGAATgtatcaaaaaataaatgaagaaaccAACCAGCCACTTCATATTCATCAGGCATCTCTCTGGCCAGCTTCTCCATAGCAATATCGTTAAGAGGACCCAGAATGACGATGGGCCGCTTAAAATTAGCTTCTCTGAGCAGGACCCTTTCGTAGGCTGGGAATTTGCCCTGAATGGTGAGTTGCATGAGGTCGTCCCGTGAGCGTCGCATGTTCTTCTCATTCTTTTTGTTCCCTCTGAGGCCTCGCAGTTTCCAGAACTCAGCCCTGGGCCCAGACACCGGCCTCTCCCCGCTTGCTCTCTGCGCCTGCTCTTGGCTGGCAAGCACCTCTGCCCTGTGGAATGGCGACCGCATTAACGTTAGGAAAACTAATTTTGGCTTTTGCCGACTGAAATTTAGCTTTTATTAAATTGTTAAATGTGTTCCtacttttgttgaaaaaaaacaaacaaatgttttgttgtaaatgacgatttttgtaaaattgtaatttacTTGTGtaggtttgttttttatttgataaaagtTGACCCATTTTTGATACTTTTGTAAAATTTCATTTCCCACTTGTCAATGTGTTtctaaattgtaaaattgtattttaattttgtaaacatgtttattttaaaatgttattgttgtAAAACTTTCTTTTACTTTATGTTATAGTTGTTGGCCAGTGTATAAAACATAACTATAGTTGGATTGGACCTGCCGATGATAATATGATAATAACCCTTTCCTGGGAGCAGTCTGTTCCAGACCTGGTCTGGTTGGGAATGGTGCCTTTATCCAATTCGTGCAGGTCGTTGCCCATGCGAATGGCCAGCCAGTTGCCCAGCTTCCCGCGGTGCATGGTATCCACCACCCGGAACACCTCTCCTCGCGTGAAGTTCAGCCCGATGGGGTGATCGGTCTCGTGGTCGTAGTGTGTGCGGATGTAGAAGTTGTCCCCCAGATTGGACTTTATGATCTTCTTATAGACTGAAAAGGAAAGACCAAGAGCCATTAAAGCCATGTGACGAAGACGAGTTTGCTGTGGTTCTGCACTTACTGTCCATCTTGTTCTGAGTGCGGATGTCCACCTTCTCTCCTCTCTTGATATTCAGCAGGAAATTTGCTGCTTCCTCCCGAGTGAAATGGCCAAAGTCGATGTTATTGACCTGAGACAAAGGGGGGGACAAAAACTGCTGTAGGAGTCTTATTCCAAAAATTTTTGTGTACAAATCCAATTGCACAAAGTAGTCTTCTCCCCATGCCACCAGCAGTTGAGTCAATAAACACCAATGAACACTAGTTGCGGATATATGGAATACACACAGTATTGTAAACAATTGAAGGATGTCTGATGGGATGTATTATGGTTGTCTATTACAATGTATTTCTGGTGATATTTATAAATTGGTGATAATATATTGGTAGAAAGTCTTTTTACACTTCAAAAAAGGGCCAGTACTGCAAAACgtttggaaaaaaattgttAGAAAAGCAagtttaaactaaaaaaaaaaaaaaaaaaaacaactataaataaaaataaagatgtgttaaaaaatataaagtttGATTAATTAttcgtattttttttcccctggtaaaattttttaatttacaattgtacatgtttattaaaatgtttgtttaaataaagtatcaaaatctttattaaaaatgaaataaattacaataccacagaattcaataaaaaatagatttaaattTATAGTCTATTTCATAAAGTTCTGAAAATGGTAAAAgctgtatttgtttatattaaaataaaaaatatgcatttaaaaaaaaaattaaacagatttaattaaaaaaattgaattaaataacatttacttAAATATACATAATTTTAATACTAATGCTATGAAACTGGTAAAAGCTTTCATTCACAAGTGTACACATTAAAATaatgtgtatattttaatttaaacttattaaaaaataaatttaactgTACAAGTATACAATattcaaattattatatttcataAGAAAGTTATAAAAATGGTAAAAGCTGTAAATTTCTATTGAAATTAATATgcctattttaatatttaaaaaaagacaaaacaaaaataaatgcaataaatgaaTTCAATCAATTGGTCATTTCCATCCTCACCTTCAAGATCTGGTCACCCTCTTTCATCCCCCGCTCATAGGCTGGGCTGTTGGGCTGCACCCCTCCCACAAAGATGCCCACGTCGTTGCCGCCAACCAGCCTCAGGCCCACGCTGTCTTCCTTGACGAACGACACCTTGTGCAAGTTGGAGCTGTACCTAGAGGACCGGGAACAGAAGAGCAGAGCTTTAATATGGTGGGGCGTGCTGTGAGGTCAAGACCTGAGGGTTACTCACCCTGGGTGGGATGTCGGGTATGAGTCTGGAGGTAAGGAGTAGATGGGCTCTTCCGCAGGCTTGGCTGGAGCaacggctgctgctgctgatgataaAAGATTGTTAAAAATGTGAGTCATTCATTTGTCTAcctgaaaacaatgaaaaccaCTGAATACAGCTCTTACAGTTGACTGGTGGATCGTTCCTCACGGAGATCCCAGACCTCATAGTGCCACTACTGTGAGCAACATCTGGAACACTGTTAAACATCATACATCCGATTAAAACAGCGGAACCTCCAAAGATAAACTCCTCAAagttggacaatttggagttcaacctcAATTTTGTAGAAAAATTGGCCACCATACTCAAACAAAACTTATTCAAACCATTGCCATCATGTATAAATTCCACAAGTTTGCTTTTCCTTACAAATTAAGAAACACCAAATAAATGtctgagtagttttactttatttttattatacaaTGGTTTGAGTTCTTTTTCCACTTTCTCGTTGGAACGGTCGTACCTGCGTCGGCTACCCCCGCGGTCCGAGCTGCCCGACCTCCGCAGGTGTGACAGGTCATCGGACTCCGAGGAATCTGAATGATGTGGAGAGACCACAAAGACCCTGTcatcactcacactcacacacacacacacacacacacacacacacacacatgctcactaTTAGACTGACCATCAGAAGGCGGTTGGACAGGCAAAGTAATTCGGCGAGGCGGCTTCGGATTCACATCAACCGAAGAGGGCTTGATCTCTGGAAGGACTCTGCAAGCAGCACAGGGCGAATGATATTGTTCAAAACTCTTTATTTGacacaatttcacattttcatccAAGACAATAAAACTCTTGGAGCCACTGACACCACGAGGGCTCCGTTTAGAATGCACAAGTGCAATTTGTTGCTTGCTGCCTGTGGAAAGCAGGATGTTAAACATAGTTTGATAGCACACTTGTGACCATGCAAAACAAGTAGCCTGcaatatttgggattttttggtggaaaagccccaccTGTATCTGTTTCTGGCTCTGTCTGACTTTGCGCTGTCAGTCGAGTGCCTGCGAGGGATGGACTCGTAACTGGCCTCTGAATCCGACTCGGACGGTGCTGTAAGGAATCATTACCAGAAATCAAATGCATACAGCAGTTTATAATTAGTATCAATAGTATTAAGATGTTGATTGTTACTCTTCTAAAGATCTTAACCAAGGCTTcaacatttatccatccatctagttTGTATAGCACTCGTCCTCATGAGTTTCGTGGGTGAGCTAAAGCCTATCAACCATGCTGCCAAGCTTAAACATTCAGCACCCCAAAAATCATACCAAcaccaacattttgttttattggttCAAGAGGATGAGACACCTGCCTATGGGCAGATAGGCCACAATGTTAAGAAATACAATAACTCCAGttttctttctccccccccccccccccccccaaaggagaaaaggatACTTTCAGGGAAGCATTTATTTGTCATAAGCGGATGCCGTACCCGGTGGCGCTACATGTCCATTATTAAGAAGTACAGCAGTCATTTGAGGCTATATCATATTAGAGCTGTAGGAATATTAAATAAGCTTTTTAATGATGACTTTCAAATATAGATAAATGCACAATCTGGATTAGATCTGTATTGCTATTACACCTACTGAGTTTGTATAAACCAGCGGTTCTTAACATTGTGGGCTTGACTGAACCCCTTGAGTTTCATGTGCATTCATCGAACCATTCATAACCAAATTaaagttatatattttattagttCACAAAATGAAGTTACCATGCAAtggttgcacacaaaatcaatgtgttcaaagaacaaaaccaacaacatgaatttcacacaaaaaaaatccttaaaagAATTGTGGAGATATTCAGGCGGGTATTGGAGTTGGTCGGCTGCTCGTTAGTATAGTGATTAGTGGAGTCTGTCTCACATTTCAGGGTTCaaaggttcagggtttgaatcacAGCTCTGGCCTCCCTATATggagttttcattttctccccgtgctttcCTGGGCTGTCTCATGGTACTCCGGCTTCTTCCCACgttcccaaaacattttccattggTGTGAgcgtgagtctgaatggttgtttgtctacatgttcTTCGCGATTAACTGGTGACCAGTCGAGGGTGTACCCAGTCTCTCACcaaaagttagctgggataggcaccaggtCACCCACATTCAATCCCAAGTACTCTAGAAAACAGATTGATGGTGAGTGCTTATATGCTCACCTCTGTGTGGCACACCGCCAACCGGAATGCCGGAGGCACTGTGCCGCCCCGTTTCTGGCTGTGAGGAAACATCCGGCAAAACTCTGCAAGAGACGAGAGGGAGGTGGGAATGAGGGAGGAGGAAGACAAGTCTCAGTTATATTTGGAAGGATGGGGGATGGGCGTGTGGCTAATATGACGATTATGGAAGAGGTAATATTCACCTTTGCGTCTCTGAGGGGACTCGTCTCTTTGACCGCTTTGTGATGACTATTGCTCAATTTAACATATGTTTTTAGtgaatatatttatatgtatctGATGGTGGTGTCCTCTGTTTAATCAGCACATAGCCAGATAATAGAGAGGGACATGTTGAGTGAAAGTCACCTTTTATTTCAGCGCTTAACACACAATTATACAGCCCAAAACCACACAAAAATCCAAAAAGCTACAATCAGATCACATGCAtacgaaaaataaaaacaaccacaagACAGAGGATGTAACTTATAATAAAATAGGGGTAAATAAAAGTTTAGTCATAAAAATTAAAGCCTTGTTTGCTCAGTGTCCCAGCAGGGTGttgaggtggaggaggaggggacGACGCCTTCATGTGTACCTGTATCTGCTGCTGCTGTATGAATCCTGACTGTAGGTGGTGCTCCGCCTCTGAGGAGGCGCTGAGCTGCCTTCCGACTCCGACTCAGAGTCTGAAGAGGAAAGGAAACAACATGACAGTTAGCAGGTATCACAGAGTTACTTGGAATGCCGTTTTGCACAGCTTATACAATGTTAAAATAGGAGTTATTATTCTGGAAGCACAATCATTTTGCACTGTATCACTTTCACCTAATGTTGCACTATATACAGgtgcagctcaataaattagCATATGGcccagtgattggctggcgagcacctcaggttgtaccccacctctcgcacagtcagctgggataggccctagtgaggata carries:
- the tjp3 gene encoding tight junction protein ZO-3 isoform X1, which encodes MEELTIWEQHTITLNKDSKLGFGFALSGGKDKPHLDNGDTAVIVSDVLPNGPAMGRLFNKDQIVMVNGVSMENVHSNFTIQSLKSCGKTANITVKRPRKIQIPATTRPARAASHSNLLDQDPPRRTRRYSDASDNREASRYHVRARSSSPDRNGYGDTLPLMSSGYKRLPRHDEKPLRTTLVKKKISDEYGLKLGSQIFIKHMTETGLAAKEGTLQEGDLILKINGMTTENLSLLETKHLVEKSRGKLTMTVLRDHRKFLVSIPEVEDSAPNSEDERQRRRHSSSEMEDISDLDDRSPHRTSRHPPREKRTHRARAELPPSVLKSRDSSPVRSTLTRPPARGYASRRAPSDSESDRSASPPPARTDSLDHSSKYKSLSGLSTLPNPRSSPAVHKWSSSRPASSSSRPHRPVSDSDSDRSASPHRGSPRPDSRYNPRVLPVDLSHTGLSASPILVRQEPPRRVNSPLRVPPPDSESESEGSSAPPQRRSTTYSQDSYSSSRYRVLPDVSSQPETGRHSASGIPVGGVPHRAPSESDSEASYESIPRRHSTDSAKSDRARNRYRVLPEIKPSSVDVNPKPPRRITLPVQPPSDDSSESDDLSHLRRSGSSDRGGSRRSVPDVAHSSGTMRSGISVRNDPPVNSAAAVAPAKPAEEPIYSLPPDSYPTSHPGYSSNLHKVSFVKEDSVGLRLVGGNDVGIFVGGVQPNSPAYERGMKEGDQILKVNNIDFGHFTREEAANFLLNIKRGEKVDIRTQNKMDIYKKIIKSNLGDNFYIRTHYDHETDHPIGLNFTRGEVFRVVDTMHRGKLGNWLAIRMGNDLHELDKGTIPNQTRAEVLASQEQAQRASGERPVSGPRAEFWKLRGLRGNKKNEKNMRRSRDDLMQLTIQGKFPAYERVLLREANFKRPIVILGPLNDIAMEKLAREMPDEYEVAEMVPRSGGGDSASTVIKLDTVRKIAEKDKHPLLDITPTAVERLNYIQYHPMVIFLDPHSRKDVKVMRQRYSPDSNKSSRRLYSQALKLRKDCSHLFSARVDLQPGSNIWYQVLKDKIRHQQSKPVWVSEVTLDSGGEQDLDALDQTQSDYLSAASDLEDTDGEPFTDGEAYTDEDLDEAYPGQDAARSSRVSGAALARSSEPAWGHRSPDEERDPEPYADTYSPRREIPPLMHVPEPSILRRQSRSPPLHHPDDEPFHRSFSDSDFNHLDAVAPTTPSDGPPDFIAPDPSTRYSFTEPSYADEHPESPQQASLSAIEDKLQQVRRAEPQKQAEDKKALQFIVVAHHQAVQVRRTQIRGGSKSSEEDEEDEAEDIEWGPATEL
- the tjp3 gene encoding tight junction protein ZO-3 isoform X2, translating into MEELTIWEQHTITLNKDSKLGFGFALSGGKDKPHLDNGDTAVIVSDVLPNGPAMGRLFNKDQIVMVNGVSMENVHSNFTIQSLKSCGKTANITVKRPRKIQIPATTRPARAASHSNLLDQDPPRRTRRYSDASDNREASRYHVRARSSSPDRNGYGDTLPLMSSGYKRLPRHDEKPLRTTLVKKKISDEYGLKLGSQIFIKHMTETGLAAKEGTLQEGDLILKINGMTTENLSLLETKHLVEKSRGKLTMTVLRDHRKFLVSIPEVEDSAPNSEDERQRRRHSSSEMEDISDLDDRSPHRTSRHPPREKRTHRARAELPPSVLKSRDSSPVRSTLTRPPARGYASRRAPSDSESDRSASPPPARTDSLDHSSKYKSLSGLSTLPNPRSSPAVHKWSSSRPASSSSRPHRPVSDSDSDRSASPHRGSPRPDSRYNPRVLPVDLSHTGLSASPILVRQEPPRRVNSPLRVPPPDSESESEGSSAPPQRRSTTYSQDSYSSSRYRVLPDVSSQPETGRHSASGIPVGGVPHRAPSESDSEASYESIPRRHSTDSAKSDRARNRYRVLPEIKPSSVDVNPKPPRRITLPVQPPSDDSSESDDLSHLRRSGSSDRGGSRRSVPDVAHSSGTMRSGISVRNDPPVNSAAVAPAKPAEEPIYSLPPDSYPTSHPGYSSNLHKVSFVKEDSVGLRLVGGNDVGIFVGGVQPNSPAYERGMKEGDQILKVNNIDFGHFTREEAANFLLNIKRGEKVDIRTQNKMDIYKKIIKSNLGDNFYIRTHYDHETDHPIGLNFTRGEVFRVVDTMHRGKLGNWLAIRMGNDLHELDKGTIPNQTRAEVLASQEQAQRASGERPVSGPRAEFWKLRGLRGNKKNEKNMRRSRDDLMQLTIQGKFPAYERVLLREANFKRPIVILGPLNDIAMEKLAREMPDEYEVAEMVPRSGGGDSASTVIKLDTVRKIAEKDKHPLLDITPTAVERLNYIQYHPMVIFLDPHSRKDVKVMRQRYSPDSNKSSRRLYSQALKLRKDCSHLFSARVDLQPGSNIWYQVLKDKIRHQQSKPVWVSEVTLDSGGEQDLDALDQTQSDYLSAASDLEDTDGEPFTDGEAYTDEDLDEAYPGQDAARSSRVSGAALARSSEPAWGHRSPDEERDPEPYADTYSPRREIPPLMHVPEPSILRRQSRSPPLHHPDDEPFHRSFSDSDFNHLDAVAPTTPSDGPPDFIAPDPSTRYSFTEPSYADEHPESPQQASLSAIEDKLQQVRRAEPQKQAEDKKALQFIVVAHHQAVQVRRTQIRGGSKSSEEDEEDEAEDIEWGPATEL